A genomic region of Raphanus sativus cultivar WK10039 chromosome 6, ASM80110v3, whole genome shotgun sequence contains the following coding sequences:
- the LOC108810419 gene encoding CASP-like protein 4D2 — protein MAPPPPSPPPVSLRVVVLFLRVLTAVFLVITVIILSTNSVTIESQGTALKFHFKDVYAYRYMFSAAIIGLVYAVIQLFFTISELATRIKNPINYQLDFYGDKIISYLLATGSAAGFGVSKDLKDALLALVALDSTDPVDKFFSRGYASASMLLFAFVCLAVLSVLSSYAISKH, from the exons ATGGCACCCCcaccaccatcaccaccaccgGTTTCTTTAAGGGTAGTAGTACTTTTCCTTAGGGTTTTAACGGCGGTTTTTCTAGTTATAACGGTGATCATCCTCAGCACCAACAGCGTCACTATTGAATCTCAAGGAACCGCTTTGAAATTTCATTTCAAAGATGTTTATGCCTATAG ATACATGTTCTCAGCTGCCATCATCGGACTAGTTTACGCTGTCATACAACTGTTCTTCACAATCTCTGAACTGGCCACCAGAATCAAGAACCCTATTAATTATCAACTCGATTTTTACGGTGACAAG ataatatcatatttattggCAACTGGTTCGGCGGCTGGATTTGGAGTGAGCAAAGACTTGAAAGATGCACTTCTAGCATTAGTTGCATTAGATTCAACTGATCCTGTGGACAAGTTCTTCAGCCGAGGATACGCATCGGCTAGTATGCTTCTCTTTGCTTTCGTCTGTCTAGCCGTTTTATCCGTTTTATCATCCTACGCCATTTCCAAACACTAG
- the LOC108810334 gene encoding F-box protein At2g39490, with protein sequence MHNTITMYEQNSDIISTLPLELLLYIISFIPFDSARLTPFVSTRFRFVWSQALLVAHSLNGSIEAISRFIHNFDEHDPSKNTRKLELHLDKSTFVSTILAPNNVMHMSFVYGGSKEEDSFCWRIQTQDQIPKRVESRGFLVKTLCLDSVYSLTHEVVSSMVLDFSLLENLKICGCKGLTSLTIDSPSKLLHLSISGCTKLRYLDIRSTKLKTLHYQGFLPSIKIHEHFNLTNAVFDVRQGPNYCNNALDIGPLLLIIKNSQSLTLCRWMFEELINPSISSSWTSFQFYKLHDLRWIDNSMKQENINSLISFLKFCPSIERIFITIDTNTYSSKEETTVNDYYGRKHARVLRNLKLVKLEGSKSEEGKNQLILALQEVVDINQPLLILSSFP encoded by the exons ATGCACAATACAATCACCATGTACGAACAAAACTCAGACATCATCTCGACCTTACCACTAGAGCTTCTCCTCTACATCATCAGCTTCATCCCTTTCGACTCCGCAAGACTAACCCCTTTCGTCTCCACGCGTTTTAGGTTTGTATGGAGCCAAGCCTTACTCGTTGCACACAGCCTTAACGGCTCCATCGAGGCAATCTCTCGCTTCATACACAACTTCGACGAACACGATCCGTCTAAAAATACTCGGAAGCTGGAGTTACACCTCGACAAGTCAACCTTCGTGTCAACTATTCTTGCACCCAATAACGTCATGCATATGAGTTTTGTCTATGGTGGTTCTAAGGAAGAAGATAGTTTCTGCTGGCGTATTCAGACTCAAGATCAGATCCCAAAACGTGTCGAGTCAAGAGGTTTCTTGGTGAAGACACTTTGTTTAGACTCGGTCTATTCGTTAACCCACGAGGTTGTTTCCTCCATGGTGCTGGATTTTTCTTTGCTTGAGAACCTCAAGATCTGTGGTTGCAAGGGGTTGACTTCTCTCACTATTGATTCACCATCTAAGCTTCTTCACTTGTCGATCTCGGGTTGCACCAAGCTGAGATATCTCGATATCCGATCAACTAAGCTTAAAACTCTTCATTACCAAGGGTTTCTACCTTCGATCAAGATCCATGAACATTTTAACTTGACCAATGCGGTTTTCGACGTAAGACAAGGCCCAAACTATTGCAACAATGCTTTAGACATCGGTCCTCTCTTGCTGATCATCAAGAACTCTCAATCTCTTACACTTTGCAGATGGATGTTCGAG GAACTAATCAATCCATCGATATCCTCTTCTTGGACATCATTCCAGTTCTACAAGTTACATGACTTGCGGTGGATTGATAACTCGATGAAACAAGAAAACATCAATTCACTAATCTCTTTTCTCAAATTTTGCCCTTCAATCGAGCGCATCTTCATCACT ATCGATACAAATACTTATAGTTCAAAAGAAGAAACTACTGTTAATGATTACTATGGGAGAAAGCATGCAAGAGTACTAAGAAACTTAAAACTGGTCAAGTTGGAAGGATCAAAGAGTGAAGAGGGCAAGAATCAACTAATATTGGCTCTACAGGAGGTAGTCGATATCAATCAGCCTCTGCTTATACTGTCTTCGTTTCCttga
- the LOC108810686 gene encoding WAT1-related protein At2g39510, which yields MALKTWKPFLTVVSLQFGYAGLSIIAKFALDRGMSPHVLAAYRHIVATIFIAPFAFFLDRKIRPKMTLPIFFKILLLGLLEPTIDQNLYYTGMKYTSATFTAAMTNVLPAFAFLMAWIFRLEKVNIRKIHSQAKILGTVVTVGGAMLMTVVKGPMIPLPWAHPSDNHQDSSNLGVKQDLTKGALLIATGCICWAGFVNLQAITLKSYPVELSLTALICLMGSTESTIVALFIERGNPAAWSIQLDSKLLAAVYGGVICSGVGYYVQGVIMKTRGPVFVTAFNPLSMVIVAILGSIILAEVMYLGRILGAIVIVLGLYSVLWGKSKDEPANSFSDMDNELPLSNLQVVTFSLKANADMDTKDANVMTSRPTTNDSV from the exons ATGGCTCTAAAAACATGGAAGCCATTCCTAACTGTTGTTTCTCTACAATTCGGATACGCTGGACTCTCGATCATAGCGAAGTTCGCTCTGGACCGAGGCATGAGCCCTCACGTTCTAGCTGCATATCGCCATATCGTCGCTACTATTTTCATTGCTCCATTTGCCTTTTTCTTGGATAG AAAAATACGGCCAAAGATGACGCTGCCCATCTTCTTCAAGATATTGTTGCTCGGATTATTGGA ACCAACAATTGATCAGAACTTATACTACACTGGTATGAAGTACACTTCCGCGACTTTCACAGCTGCAATGACCAACGTTCTTCCTGCCTTTGCCTTTCTTATGGCATGGATCTTCAG ACTTGAGAAGGTTAACATAAGGAAAATACACAGTCAAGCCAAGATTCTAGGGACAGTTGTGACAGTTGGTGGAGCAATGCTTATGACTGTTGTAAAAGGACCCATGATTCCTCTGCCTTGGGCTCATCCTAGCGACAATCATCAAGACTCATCAAATCTTGGTGTCAAACAAGATCTTACGAAAGGCGCACTCCTCATTGCTACCGGTTGCATCTGTTGGGCCGGTTTTGTCAATCTCCAA GCGATCACGCTTAAATCGTACCCGGTAGAGCTATCCTTGACCGCTTTAATATGCTTAATGGGGTCTACTGAAAGCACCATCGTGGCACTTTTCATTGAAAGGGGAAATCCTGCTGCATGGTCCATCCAATTAGATTCCAAATTGCTAGCCGCTGTTTATGGT GGGGTAATATGTTCAGGTGTTGGTTACTACGTTCAAGGAGTGATAATGAAAACTCGAGGACCGGTGTTTGTGACTGCCTTCAATCCACTGAGCATGGTCATTGTTGCGATTTTGGGTTCTATAATTCTAGCTGAGGTTATGTACCTTGGAAG GATTCTTGGAGCAATAGTGATAGTTCTTGGGCTCTATTCCGTTTTGTGGGGCAAAAGCAAAGACGAACCAGCTAATTCATTTTCAGACATGGACAATGAGCTTCCACTTAGTAATCTACAAGTTGTGACATTCTCGTTGAAAGCTAACGCAGATATGGACACAAAGGATGCAAATGTTATGACCTCGAGGCCTACCACCAATGATTCAGTTTAA
- the LOC108809827 gene encoding uncharacterized protein LOC108809827, whose translation MASFDVKTIVKDKRFWAASFLIAWAAGLQGHMMWLQRQDSFKQKFGTIDEEDQK comes from the exons ATGGCGAGCTTCGATGTGAAGACGATAGTCAAGGACAAGAGATTCTGGGCAGCTTCCTTCCTCATCGCCTGGGCTGCTGGTCTCCAG GGGCACATGATGTGGCTGCAGAGGCAAGATTCTTTTAAGCAGAAATTCGGAACAATCGATGAAGAAGACCAGAAATGA